In Iodobacter fluviatilis, one DNA window encodes the following:
- a CDS encoding 3-hydroxybutyrate oligomer hydrolase family protein — translation MRLLLTGMVVLLSACNSNDYFDNNIRPSWLGNVSQSRFDGVSNDLLTAGLGKSGLALALPAFADPAAPTPAELRRAAIYNNYRALVDISSSGGYGRLYGPNLDINGNDTLGEGKIAGEEYLAYADDGSGRQNVTLMVQIPSSFNQSKPCVVTATSSGSRGVYGAVSAAGEWGLKHGCAVAYADKGSGTGIHDLSSDTVNLIDGTRANRSFGGGNFDAGLSGSELASFNTQFPYRIASKHAHSQQNPEKDWGRDTLRAVEFAFWLLNEKYATIQSGLRKADYATPSTVTVIAASASNGGGAALAAAEQDTKGLIDGVAVSEPQVQPASVAGLSIMQGSSKMPAIGLPLIDYFTLANLYQPCAVQSTRLSGVNSAFGTAVSPLLGSARCASLAAKGFLNGSTLEAQANEAYNKLIAAGWLAEADALHASHYGLNATLGVALTYVNAYGRFSVKDNICGYSYAFTNTTGDVIAPLANNLAGIFGSGNGVPPTAGISIVNNLSVGGAKADAMSISASSNTADYNLDGAICLRKLATGLNPLTGAALTGNEKLLADRVAMGIKEAQRTARLNGKPTIIVAGRSDALIPVNHAARAYYALNQSQEGSGSKLRYIEVTNGQHFDSFLALSGFPTRFIPLHVYAGRALDAMWAHLNNSTALPDSQVVRTTPRTSASDNLNASALPAFAAAPGSDAIRFSNTTLTIPQ, via the coding sequence ATGCGATTACTCCTGACAGGCATGGTCGTTTTATTATCGGCCTGCAATAGCAATGATTATTTTGACAACAATATCCGCCCATCTTGGCTGGGCAATGTCAGCCAGAGTCGTTTTGATGGCGTAAGCAATGATTTACTGACTGCAGGCTTAGGCAAAAGCGGCTTGGCACTCGCCCTGCCCGCCTTCGCTGATCCGGCGGCCCCCACCCCAGCCGAGCTGCGCCGGGCTGCTATTTATAATAATTACCGCGCCCTTGTCGACATCAGCAGCAGCGGCGGCTACGGCAGGCTGTACGGCCCAAATCTAGATATCAACGGCAATGACACCTTGGGCGAAGGCAAAATAGCCGGAGAGGAATACCTCGCCTATGCCGATGATGGATCGGGCCGACAAAATGTCACGCTAATGGTGCAAATCCCCTCCAGCTTTAATCAAAGCAAACCTTGCGTGGTCACCGCCACTTCATCTGGCTCGCGCGGGGTGTATGGCGCGGTGTCAGCGGCAGGCGAATGGGGGCTGAAACATGGCTGTGCGGTGGCTTATGCCGATAAAGGCAGCGGCACAGGCATTCATGATTTAAGCAGCGATACGGTTAATTTGATCGACGGCACACGCGCCAACCGCAGCTTTGGCGGCGGTAATTTTGATGCAGGTTTATCGGGCAGCGAGCTGGCCAGCTTTAACACGCAATTTCCTTATCGTATTGCATCCAAACACGCCCACTCGCAGCAAAACCCTGAAAAAGATTGGGGCAGAGATACCTTGCGGGCGGTGGAGTTTGCTTTCTGGTTGCTAAACGAAAAATACGCCACTATTCAATCAGGCCTGCGTAAAGCAGATTACGCTACGCCCTCCACCGTCACGGTGATTGCCGCCAGCGCATCCAATGGGGGCGGTGCGGCATTAGCCGCCGCCGAGCAAGATACAAAAGGATTAATCGATGGCGTGGCCGTGAGCGAGCCACAGGTTCAGCCCGCCTCAGTCGCTGGCTTAAGCATTATGCAAGGCAGCAGTAAAATGCCCGCTATTGGCCTGCCGCTGATTGATTACTTCACCCTAGCCAATCTCTACCAGCCCTGCGCCGTGCAATCGACACGTTTAAGCGGCGTAAATTCAGCCTTTGGCACGGCGGTTTCCCCGTTACTGGGTAGCGCACGCTGTGCATCGCTGGCGGCCAAAGGTTTTTTAAACGGTAGCACGCTCGAAGCGCAAGCCAATGAAGCCTATAACAAGTTGATTGCTGCCGGCTGGCTGGCGGAAGCCGATGCTTTACACGCCAGCCATTACGGGCTGAACGCCACACTGGGTGTAGCACTGACTTACGTTAATGCCTATGGCCGCTTTTCGGTCAAAGACAATATTTGTGGCTATAGCTATGCCTTCACCAACACCACCGGCGATGTGATTGCACCGCTGGCCAATAATCTGGCGGGTATTTTTGGCAGCGGCAACGGCGTGCCGCCTACAGCGGGCATCTCCATTGTCAATAATTTATCCGTGGGTGGCGCTAAAGCCGATGCCATGTCGATTTCGGCCTCAAGCAATACGGCTGATTACAATCTGGATGGGGCAATTTGCCTGCGTAAACTCGCCACGGGGCTGAATCCCCTTACCGGCGCAGCATTGACCGGCAATGAAAAACTGCTAGCCGACCGCGTCGCCATGGGTATCAAAGAAGCGCAGCGCACGGCAAGGCTCAATGGCAAACCCACCATTATTGTGGCGGGGCGATCGGATGCCTTAATCCCCGTAAACCACGCCGCCCGCGCCTATTACGCACTCAACCAGTCACAAGAAGGCAGCGGCTCTAAGCTGCGCTATATCGAAGTCACCAACGGGCAGCATTTTGATTCCTTCCTTGCCCTGAGCGGCTTTCCAACCCGCTTTATACCGCTGCATGTCTATGCAGGCCGTGCTCTAGATGCGATGTGGGCGCATCTGAACAATAGTACGGCATTGCCTGACAGCCAGGTGGTACGCACAACACCACGTACATCAGCTAGCGATAACTTAAATGCCAGCGCCCTGCCTGCTTTTGCTGCAGCGCCTGGCAGTGATGCAATTCGTTTTAGCAATACCACACTGACTATCCCTCAATAA
- a CDS encoding 3-hydroxybutyrate dehydrogenase, whose translation MKTLSGKSALITGSTSGIGLGIARALSDAGANVVLNGFGDVLAAKEFVGQAGGKVIYHGADLSHPDQIADLMRYAEKEFGSIDILVNNAGIQHLAPVEDFSTERWNSIIALNLSAGFHTTRLAVPSMKKKNWGRIVNIVSVHGLVASSHKSAYVAAKHGMIGLTKGVALELAQTGITCNAICPGWVLTPLVEQQITSKAAQQGISYAEAQSQLLLEKQPSGVFVTPEQIGALLLFLCSDAAAEVRGAAWNIDGGWIAQ comes from the coding sequence ATGAAAACCCTATCAGGAAAAAGCGCCTTAATTACCGGATCCACCAGCGGTATTGGGCTGGGCATTGCCCGTGCACTCTCTGACGCAGGGGCAAATGTTGTACTGAACGGCTTTGGTGACGTACTGGCCGCAAAAGAATTTGTCGGGCAGGCTGGCGGTAAAGTGATCTATCACGGTGCAGATTTAAGCCACCCTGATCAGATTGCCGATTTAATGCGCTATGCCGAAAAAGAATTCGGCAGCATTGATATCTTAGTCAACAACGCAGGTATTCAGCATTTAGCACCTGTAGAGGATTTTTCTACCGAGCGCTGGAACAGCATTATTGCGCTGAATTTATCCGCTGGCTTTCACACTACTCGCCTAGCTGTACCCAGCATGAAAAAGAAAAACTGGGGGCGAATTGTTAATATCGTTTCTGTACACGGTTTGGTAGCATCAAGTCATAAATCTGCCTATGTTGCGGCCAAACACGGCATGATAGGGCTGACTAAAGGTGTAGCCTTAGAGTTGGCCCAAACAGGCATTACCTGCAATGCCATATGCCCGGGCTGGGTGCTCACCCCGCTGGTAGAGCAGCAAATTACCAGTAAGGCCGCCCAGCAGGGCATCAGCTATGCCGAGGCTCAGTCTCAGCTCTTACTAGAAAAGCAACCCTCGGGTGTATTTGTCACGCCAGAGCAAATTGGCGCACTACTGTTGTTTTTATGCAGCGATGCAGCCGCAGAAGTACGCGGTGCAGCATGGAATATTGATGGCGGCTGGATAGCGCAATAA
- a CDS encoding alpha/beta hydrolase: MRQLSPKISPWLATFNQQLSKLQANGYKPTCTNIREGLAYLTAVFVTDIPPIPWVQDDLAPSSRYKVPVRIYHPNPSRTLPVLVYFHGGGHMAGGITVYDAICRKIATAAQHIVVSVDYRLAPECPYPAGADDAFSVVKHIWEILDQRQLQYKRQLSIGGDSAGGALSATIASIAQFDPSIRIHAQLLIYPSLDYTLSAPSLDENGTGYLVTKEKVTWYFNNYFQHNEDRKAASPLFAEFSANLPPTLVISAEFCPLRDEGIAYLARLKKAGVASDHLHFADLPHAFLNLENLVKEECQRAYQSMGAWLNLKKNDAENESQK, translated from the coding sequence ATGCGACAACTCAGCCCCAAAATCAGCCCATGGCTTGCTACTTTTAATCAACAGCTCAGCAAGCTGCAGGCTAATGGCTACAAGCCCACATGTACCAATATTCGTGAAGGGCTGGCTTATTTAACCGCTGTTTTTGTCACGGACATCCCCCCCATCCCATGGGTACAGGATGATCTGGCGCCCTCGTCCCGCTATAAAGTGCCCGTGCGGATTTACCACCCCAACCCCAGCCGAACACTGCCTGTATTGGTTTATTTTCACGGGGGTGGGCATATGGCGGGCGGCATTACGGTGTATGACGCCATTTGCCGCAAAATCGCCACCGCAGCACAGCATATTGTGGTCTCTGTTGATTACCGGCTGGCCCCGGAATGCCCCTACCCGGCAGGCGCAGACGATGCTTTTTCAGTAGTTAAACATATTTGGGAAATACTGGATCAGCGCCAGCTGCAATACAAACGGCAGCTCTCCATTGGCGGCGATTCTGCCGGGGGCGCGCTGTCTGCCACCATTGCCAGCATCGCGCAATTTGATCCGTCGATTCGTATCCACGCTCAGCTCTTAATTTACCCCAGCTTGGATTACACGCTCAGCGCCCCTTCGCTGGATGAAAATGGCACAGGCTATTTAGTCACCAAAGAAAAAGTGACTTGGTACTTTAATAACTATTTTCAGCACAATGAAGACAGAAAAGCGGCGTCGCCACTCTTTGCAGAATTCAGCGCCAACCTCCCCCCCACACTGGTGATCAGCGCAGAGTTTTGCCCGCTCAGAGACGAAGGCATTGCCTATCTGGCCCGACTAAAAAAAGCCGGTGTGGCATCAGATCATCTGCACTTTGCCGACCTGCCCCATGCATTTTTAAATTTAGAAAATCTGGTCAAAGAAGAATGCCAGCGCGCATATCAAAGTATGGGTGCATGGTTAAACTTAAAGAAAAACGATGCGGAAAATGAATCACAGAAATAA
- the glsA gene encoding glutaminase A: MKQRSMLAVVLVLALSGAAQAKDLFKKSEVEAALTAAYDNYKGLQEGKNADYIPALAKVDPKVFGIVLVTADGKVYTKGDVTTEVSIQSISKVFTMAKVIDESGTDAILNNQGVDATGQAFNSIVAIEQNRGAEMNAMVNPGAIAATSMVKGANYDEIWSKILGYYNDFAGRHLTVLDEVYQSEAASNQRNQAIGRLMYAYGKIKADPDRATDIYTRQCSVGVNAKDLAMMAATLANGGKNPVTGKQALKTENVPEVLAVMATAGLYDDSGKWLYKTGLPAKSGVGGGIIAVSPGKFGIAVISPPLDGAGNSVRAQKAIADISNALGGNPLAAQPLK, from the coding sequence ATGAAACAACGCAGCATGTTAGCTGTTGTATTGGTACTGGCTTTAAGTGGTGCCGCACAAGCAAAAGACTTATTTAAAAAGAGTGAAGTAGAGGCTGCACTAACGGCCGCTTACGATAATTACAAAGGCTTGCAAGAAGGCAAAAATGCCGATTACATCCCTGCGCTGGCAAAGGTTGATCCAAAAGTATTCGGGATCGTGCTGGTGACCGCAGATGGCAAGGTTTACACCAAGGGTGATGTGACGACGGAAGTTTCGATTCAGTCTATCTCTAAGGTCTTTACCATGGCCAAGGTGATTGATGAGTCTGGTACTGACGCTATTCTGAATAACCAGGGCGTAGATGCCACTGGCCAAGCGTTTAACTCTATCGTTGCGATTGAGCAAAACCGTGGTGCAGAAATGAATGCCATGGTGAACCCGGGCGCGATTGCTGCCACCAGCATGGTAAAGGGCGCAAATTACGATGAAATCTGGAGCAAGATTTTAGGTTATTACAACGATTTCGCCGGCCGCCATCTGACTGTTCTGGATGAAGTGTATCAGTCTGAAGCAGCTAGCAATCAGCGTAATCAGGCGATTGGCCGCTTGATGTATGCCTACGGTAAGATTAAAGCCGATCCAGATCGCGCAACAGATATCTATACCCGTCAGTGTTCTGTAGGCGTGAATGCCAAAGACTTGGCAATGATGGCCGCAACGCTGGCTAATGGCGGTAAGAATCCGGTGACTGGCAAGCAGGCATTAAAAACAGAAAACGTGCCTGAAGTGTTGGCTGTGATGGCCACTGCTGGCCTTTATGATGATTCTGGCAAATGGCTGTACAAAACCGGCTTGCCAGCCAAGAGCGGTGTAGGCGGCGGGATTATCGCGGTTTCACCGGGTAAATTTGGTATTGCAGTGATTTCACCTCCTTTGGATGGTGCAGGCAATAGCGTACGTGCTCAAAAAGCGATTGCAGATATCTCCAATGCATTGGGCGGCAATCCTTTAGCTGCGCAGCCATTGAAGTAA
- a CDS encoding DUF2726 domain-containing protein, whose translation MKFLVLLLLIGAVFMFISILKARAQGADTAGVWPFYAKNPLTTPEQVLYFRLLKAMPEHIVLAQVQLSSLLGIKKGNNYLAWLNRINRMSADFVVCNKDSSIVAVIELDDASHQRQDRQLADAKKDKALSSAGIPVIRWQAKDLPDEATIRAALRPVITLDA comes from the coding sequence ATGAAATTTCTTGTGCTTTTGCTGTTGATTGGCGCTGTTTTTATGTTTATTTCCATCTTAAAAGCCAGGGCACAGGGGGCTGATACGGCGGGGGTCTGGCCGTTTTATGCTAAAAATCCGCTGACTACACCAGAGCAGGTGCTGTATTTCCGGCTGCTAAAAGCGATGCCAGAGCATATTGTGCTGGCGCAGGTGCAGCTCTCTAGTTTGCTGGGGATTAAAAAAGGGAATAACTATCTCGCATGGTTAAACCGGATTAACCGTATGAGCGCTGATTTTGTGGTGTGTAATAAGGATTCCAGCATCGTTGCGGTGATCGAGCTGGATGATGCCAGCCATCAGCGGCAGGATCGCCAGCTGGCCGATGCAAAAAAAGATAAGGCCTTAAGCTCGGCAGGGATTCCTGTCATTCGCTGGCAGGCAAAAGACTTGCCTGATGAAGCCACTATCAGGGCGGCGCTTAGACCGGTGATTACATTAGACGCCTAA
- the cysS gene encoding cysteine--tRNA ligase has protein sequence MLNIYNTLAREKQRFQPITDGKVNMYVCGMTVYDYCHLGHARMVVVFDMVSRWLRASGYQLTHVRNITDIDDKIIKRALENGEAINTLTGRFITAMNEDFDALGVIRPDHEPRATEHVQGMHDLIAKLIANGLAYPAPNGDVYYAVRKFEGYGKLSGKSLDDLRAGERVDVDVNKQDPLDFVLWKAAKSDEPQDAKWASPWGEGRPGWHIECSAMSCHHLGSHFDIHAGGSDLQFPHHENEIAQSEGAHGHAYVNYWMHNGFIRVDNEKMSKSLGNFFTIREVLEKYDAEVVRFFILRAHYRSQLNYSDAHLDDAKGALSRFYTTLKNVPATESVIDWSSSYALRFKAAMDDDFNTVEAVAVLFELALEVNKQQSGELAGQLKALGAILGLLQREPQAYLQASIGEAEGEYSAAAIEALIEGRKAARAAKNFAESDRIRDELIAAGIVLEDSAQGTTWRRG, from the coding sequence ATGTTAAATATCTACAACACACTGGCCCGCGAAAAACAGCGTTTTCAGCCGATTACAGACGGCAAGGTGAATATGTATGTCTGCGGCATGACCGTATATGACTACTGTCATCTGGGACACGCCCGCATGGTGGTGGTGTTTGACATGGTGTCGCGCTGGTTGAGGGCATCGGGTTATCAGCTTACCCATGTACGCAATATCACCGATATTGACGACAAAATCATTAAACGTGCTTTAGAAAACGGCGAAGCAATCAACACGCTGACTGGCCGTTTTATTACGGCAATGAATGAAGACTTTGATGCGCTTGGTGTGATTCGCCCAGATCACGAGCCACGCGCGACAGAACATGTGCAAGGTATGCATGATTTAATCGCTAAGCTGATTGCCAATGGCTTGGCTTATCCTGCACCTAATGGTGATGTGTATTATGCCGTGCGTAAGTTTGAAGGCTACGGCAAATTATCTGGCAAATCGCTGGATGATTTACGCGCAGGCGAGCGGGTAGATGTGGATGTCAATAAACAAGATCCGCTGGATTTTGTGCTGTGGAAAGCCGCTAAAAGCGATGAGCCGCAAGATGCAAAATGGGCTTCTCCTTGGGGCGAAGGGCGCCCTGGCTGGCATATCGAATGCTCGGCCATGAGCTGCCATCATCTGGGCAGCCATTTTGATATTCATGCGGGTGGCTCAGACTTGCAGTTTCCGCATCACGAAAACGAAATCGCCCAGTCCGAAGGCGCACATGGCCATGCTTATGTGAATTACTGGATGCATAACGGCTTTATTCGTGTAGATAACGAAAAAATGTCCAAGAGCTTGGGCAATTTTTTCACTATTCGCGAAGTGCTAGAAAAATACGACGCCGAAGTCGTGCGCTTTTTCATCTTGCGTGCCCATTACCGCAGCCAGCTGAATTACAGCGACGCCCATCTGGATGATGCGAAAGGCGCATTAAGCCGCTTTTACACCACACTGAAAAATGTGCCTGCTACTGAGTCAGTAATCGATTGGAGTAGCAGCTACGCCCTGCGTTTTAAAGCCGCAATGGATGATGATTTCAATACTGTTGAAGCGGTAGCGGTGTTGTTTGAGCTGGCGCTAGAAGTGAATAAACAGCAATCGGGCGAATTGGCAGGGCAATTAAAAGCCTTGGGCGCCATTTTGGGCCTCTTGCAGCGCGAGCCGCAAGCATACTTGCAAGCCAGCATCGGCGAAGCAGAGGGCGAATATAGTGCTGCGGCCATTGAAGCGCTGATTGAAGGGCGCAAAGCAGCCCGCGCCGCTAAAAACTTTGCCGAATCGGATCGCATACGTGACGAGCTGATTGCTGCCGGTATTGTGCTTGAAGACAGCGCTCAGGGTACAACTTGGCGTCGTGGCTGA
- a CDS encoding DUF6268 family outer membrane beta-barrel protein: MLKSSLLTLLLASIGFAHAGTNVDMTITPLGTPKFDFDDGGQARLESLQANFGINHDINQRHNIGVNLQVARETWHFDQNPWKVSEPWKQLERVTFSVPYRYNSQNGWFYSATFDASNSKEKNADTKESWIYGMNASVAHAFSPTLLLGVGAGVYRQLEKTQGFPFLIIDWKITPSLTLANPFTVGPVGPAGLELSWALTPQFEIGAGAAMRQFQYRLAKNNPLAPDGVLEEQYAPVFLHAAYKIQPNWRLDAYTGVAAGGKFTILDSNGNELNNEKAKKIPFFGFAINGRF; this comes from the coding sequence ATGCTTAAATCATCACTGCTCACACTATTACTTGCATCGATTGGTTTTGCCCATGCAGGCACCAATGTTGACATGACCATTACTCCGCTTGGCACGCCCAAGTTTGATTTTGATGATGGTGGTCAGGCCAGACTGGAAAGCCTGCAAGCAAACTTTGGCATCAATCACGATATTAACCAGCGGCACAATATTGGGGTTAATCTTCAAGTGGCCCGTGAAACATGGCACTTTGACCAAAACCCATGGAAAGTCAGCGAGCCTTGGAAGCAATTAGAAAGAGTTACTTTTTCTGTACCCTATCGTTATAACTCCCAAAATGGCTGGTTTTATTCTGCTACGTTTGACGCAAGTAATAGCAAAGAAAAAAATGCCGATACCAAAGAAAGTTGGATTTACGGCATGAATGCCTCTGTGGCACATGCTTTTTCGCCTACATTATTGCTGGGCGTGGGCGCGGGGGTATACCGTCAATTAGAAAAAACGCAGGGCTTTCCTTTCTTGATTATCGACTGGAAAATCACCCCTAGCCTTACACTAGCCAATCCCTTTACCGTTGGCCCCGTTGGCCCTGCCGGGCTGGAGCTGAGCTGGGCCCTTACGCCTCAATTTGAGATTGGAGCCGGTGCTGCCATGCGTCAGTTTCAGTATCGCTTAGCCAAAAATAATCCCCTCGCACCGGATGGTGTATTAGAAGAGCAATACGCCCCGGTCTTTTTACACGCTGCTTATAAAATTCAGCCCAACTGGCGGCTTGATGCTTACACCGGTGTAGCTGCTGGCGGCAAGTTCACCATTCTGGATAGCAATGGCAACGAGCTAAACAATGAAAAAGCCAAGAAAATCCCATTCTTTGGCTTTGCAATTAATGGCCGCTTCTAA
- a CDS encoding RDD family protein — translation MQYPSIFRPYTASLIDFLMVLLILWAISNSPLEPLFHESAFGLFIVLLLCYEPIATLLACSLGQYLMRFRVRNHSDLSRISGPQAYGRFSIKCSLGIVSLLLIPARKDRRAIHDVVAKTIVIEAKKPPLIA, via the coding sequence ATGCAATACCCCAGCATTTTCAGGCCTTATACCGCATCCTTGATTGATTTTTTGATGGTTTTACTGATCCTGTGGGCAATTTCCAACTCACCGCTGGAGCCTCTCTTTCACGAATCAGCATTCGGGCTGTTTATTGTGCTGCTGCTTTGCTATGAGCCCATTGCTACCCTGCTCGCCTGCAGTCTTGGCCAGTATCTGATGCGTTTTAGGGTCAGAAACCATTCTGATCTAAGCAGAATAAGCGGGCCTCAAGCCTATGGCCGCTTTTCTATAAAATGCAGCTTAGGCATCGTATCCCTGCTCCTTATTCCCGCACGCAAAGACCGCCGGGCCATTCATGATGTGGTCGCGAAAACCATTGTGATTGAAGCGAAAAAGCCCCCTCTTATTGCCTGA
- a CDS encoding CPBP family intramembrane glutamic endopeptidase — protein sequence MKKFNIPHLFNNTPSRIVLLFSVALSCIFVIVSIIFFSVVHALQSNLIQQLISNIFSFTSIFLLLHLYILKNEFLSWRELLGKPPENWWWVLLAIPLVALTLTCTYAVFYPISVYFPDYVRSWISNDSSVKMLKGEVLYNFLIFILITIIGPVLEEFIFRGYLLNRWANRFGVYWGIILSSALFASLHPELLGHFLSSIAFSLIYFKTRSLWLPIAIHMLNNFISCIWEWVSLTDNASIHPQDALSQFQSEWWLALPGLLAIPVLYLFWHRHIRGLFSSPGIQHN from the coding sequence ATGAAAAAATTTAATATTCCTCATTTATTTAACAACACCCCTTCACGTATTGTTTTACTATTTTCAGTAGCCTTATCTTGTATATTTGTAATAGTCTCGATTATATTTTTTTCAGTAGTACACGCATTACAGAGCAATTTAATCCAGCAACTTATTTCAAATATTTTTTCATTTACCAGTATATTTCTTCTGCTGCACTTATATATTTTAAAGAATGAGTTTTTAAGCTGGCGCGAATTACTCGGCAAGCCACCTGAAAATTGGTGGTGGGTTTTACTTGCTATTCCCTTAGTAGCACTCACACTGACTTGTACCTACGCTGTTTTTTATCCAATATCGGTCTATTTTCCTGACTATGTACGCAGCTGGATCAGCAATGATTCTTCTGTCAAAATGCTAAAAGGTGAGGTACTTTATAATTTTTTAATCTTCATCCTCATCACTATCATTGGTCCTGTTCTTGAAGAGTTTATATTCAGAGGCTATTTACTAAACCGCTGGGCCAATCGCTTTGGGGTGTACTGGGGAATCATCTTAAGCTCGGCGCTATTTGCCAGCTTACACCCTGAGTTATTAGGTCACTTTCTTTCCTCCATCGCATTCAGCCTGATTTACTTCAAAACCCGCAGTCTGTGGCTGCCCATTGCTATTCATATGCTGAATAATTTTATTTCCTGCATCTGGGAATGGGTATCACTGACAGATAACGCCTCAATTCATCCGCAAGATGCATTAAGCCAGTTTCAAAGTGAATGGTGGCTCGCCCTGCCAGGACTATTAGCCATCCCAGTTTTATATCTATTTTGGCACCGGCATATCCGGGGCTTATTTTCTTCCCCCGGCATTCAACACAATTAA
- a CDS encoding bifunctional GNAT family N-acetyltransferase/NUDIX hydrolase, which yields MLHHRPIQSSDQALIWDLLHIALWDPPPSGLRPKEVLNDERVRIYAADWGKDGDVGVMALLGTHVIGACWMRLLPRQQGLAWIDETTPQLAIALFADYQQQGYGSGLLRSALDSARATGYRQVSLTVHPENPAKRLYEKYGFQEVGQRNGYCLMLCKLGPLPARLAHSVQVFLFKEDHGQRYWLLLQRHARPDLALPDFWQGVSGAMEVGESLCDTALREVWEETGIRLLQLRNTGFHHHYPIKPQWRAAYGAEPSHVTEYIFCAQINTDPILSTEHKNWHWYPFEAALEMLSFENNANGLKAAQACIAHTEKTQ from the coding sequence ATGCTCCACCACCGCCCCATTCAAAGCAGCGATCAAGCCCTCATCTGGGATTTACTCCACATTGCACTGTGGGACCCGCCACCCTCAGGCTTGCGGCCAAAGGAAGTGCTGAACGATGAGCGCGTGCGTATTTATGCGGCAGATTGGGGCAAGGATGGCGACGTAGGCGTTATGGCTTTACTCGGCACACACGTCATCGGCGCTTGCTGGATGCGTCTATTGCCTAGGCAACAAGGCTTGGCATGGATTGATGAAACGACACCCCAGCTTGCTATTGCTCTTTTTGCTGATTATCAACAGCAAGGCTACGGCTCTGGCCTGCTGCGCAGTGCGCTGGATTCCGCCCGTGCCACAGGATATCGTCAGGTGTCACTGACGGTGCATCCAGAAAATCCTGCCAAGCGCCTGTATGAAAAATATGGCTTTCAGGAAGTGGGGCAAAGAAACGGCTACTGTCTGATGCTTTGTAAATTAGGCCCACTTCCTGCACGCTTAGCCCATTCCGTGCAGGTCTTTTTATTTAAAGAAGATCACGGCCAACGGTATTGGCTATTACTTCAGCGCCATGCAAGGCCTGATTTAGCTTTACCGGATTTCTGGCAAGGTGTTTCTGGGGCAATGGAAGTGGGAGAAAGCCTCTGCGATACTGCCTTACGTGAAGTATGGGAAGAAACAGGCATTCGTTTACTGCAGCTCCGCAACACAGGCTTTCATCATCACTATCCGATCAAGCCCCAATGGCGTGCCGCTTACGGCGCAGAGCCAAGCCACGTCACCGAGTATATTTTCTGCGCCCAAATCAATACCGACCCCATCCTGTCAACCGAGCATAAAAACTGGCACTGGTATCCCTTTGAAGCCGCGCTTGAAATGCTTAGTTTTGAAAACAATGCAAACGGCTTAAAAGCAGCACAGGCCTGCATCGCACACACAGAGAAAACCCAATGA
- a CDS encoding class I SAM-dependent methyltransferase, translating into MNTSPAEQFLIDFHNQQPGITSHSFQSLSATMSGQLYTSSYECLAKDVASDATVLDLACGDGFLLSILPARTLIGVDMSTGELAAARQRLGDRTILHHGKAQSLPVENQRCDIVLCHMALMLMDQLDDVLGEIQRVLKPSGHFSFVIGAAAPPSAVMDAYITRLRALYQHESAKALRFGDQRLAKEESIISTLTPYFTQIKIEKITISRRYTPDEVWSWFEGCYDLAFLATEPRQQFHAAYLQELAALCEDDGKVAFADCMLKISARAAAHSH; encoded by the coding sequence ATGAACACCTCCCCAGCCGAGCAATTTTTAATAGATTTTCATAATCAGCAACCCGGCATTACTTCCCATTCTTTTCAATCGCTGAGCGCGACCATGAGCGGGCAGCTTTATACATCATCTTACGAATGCCTTGCAAAAGACGTGGCAAGCGATGCCACCGTACTTGATTTGGCCTGTGGCGATGGCTTTTTGCTCTCCATTTTGCCTGCCCGCACCCTTATCGGTGTTGATATGAGCACTGGCGAGCTGGCCGCTGCGCGGCAAAGGCTGGGGGATCGCACCATTTTGCACCACGGCAAGGCACAATCTCTGCCTGTAGAAAACCAACGCTGCGATATCGTGCTTTGCCATATGGCCCTGATGCTGATGGATCAGCTGGATGATGTGCTCGGCGAAATCCAGCGCGTACTTAAACCAAGCGGGCACTTCTCTTTTGTCATTGGCGCGGCCGCACCGCCCAGCGCGGTGATGGATGCCTATATAACGCGGCTTCGGGCACTTTATCAGCACGAAAGCGCAAAAGCGCTGCGTTTTGGCGACCAACGCCTTGCTAAAGAAGAAAGCATCATCAGCACACTGACGCCTTATTTCACACAAATTAAAATTGAAAAAATCACAATCAGCCGCCGCTACACCCCGGATGAAGTCTGGTCCTGGTTTGAAGGCTGCTATGACCTGGCATTTTTAGCCACAGAGCCACGCCAGCAATTTCATGCGGCCTATTTGCAAGAGCTAGCAGCGCTATGTGAAGACGATGGGAAAGTGGCTTTTGCAGATTGCATGCTGAAGATATCAGCAAGAGCAGCAGCGCATAGCCACTGA